In one Flavobacteriales bacterium genomic region, the following are encoded:
- a CDS encoding LptF/LptG family permease, which translates to MKKLHAMIIRAFLGPLAVTFLIVVFILVMQFLWKYVDDLMGKGLEWHVMLELLTYAGASFVPLALPLAILLSSLMTMGGLGENSELVPMRSAGLGLGRILHPLIAFTAFLAIGSLLFSNHALPRANLKFQSLLWDLREKKPALSITPGVFYNGIEGFAIRVMDKDPDTGRLSDVLIYDHRDQRRGNGTVIRARQGTMQRSADGLFLLLTLEDGRFYDEGGPGGEREGYRPMMRGTFAKDVITMDLSGLGLRRTDEDLFKDNYKMLALDQLQQGEDSLRVQAALRRNEQQAHLRNSLFLLRGSHPALKRDTTAYVGMTRWIASRPPPARQELFDLAMNMARNNAGYCERSAAELDGRREQVARFAAEWHRKPMLAAACMVFFLIGAPLGAIIRRGGMGLPVVLAIVFFLVFHIVSFAMEKLVIAGGITAWAGMWMGILVLLPVGLFITWKAAMDSPLLDRDAYYRGWERVRSIWRRHAHPPAVQ; encoded by the coding sequence ATGAAGAAGCTGCATGCGATGATCATCCGGGCCTTCCTGGGCCCGTTGGCGGTGACCTTCCTCATCGTGGTGTTCATCCTGGTGATGCAGTTCCTCTGGAAGTATGTGGATGACTTGATGGGCAAGGGGCTGGAGTGGCACGTGATGCTCGAGCTCCTCACCTATGCTGGCGCGAGCTTCGTGCCGCTGGCTCTCCCCCTCGCCATCCTGCTCTCCTCCCTGATGACCATGGGCGGGCTGGGCGAGAACTCGGAGCTGGTGCCCATGCGATCGGCGGGCCTCGGGCTCGGCCGCATCCTTCACCCTTTGATCGCCTTCACGGCGTTCCTCGCGATAGGCTCGCTCCTGTTCAGCAATCATGCGCTTCCCCGGGCCAACCTCAAGTTCCAATCGCTCCTCTGGGACCTGCGCGAGAAGAAGCCTGCGCTCAGCATCACCCCGGGCGTCTTCTACAACGGCATCGAGGGCTTCGCGATCCGTGTGATGGACAAGGACCCCGACACGGGCCGGCTTTCCGACGTGCTCATCTACGACCACCGGGACCAGCGTCGCGGCAATGGAACGGTGATCCGGGCTAGGCAGGGTACCATGCAGCGGAGCGCGGACGGCTTGTTCCTGCTGCTCACCCTGGAGGACGGCCGGTTCTACGACGAGGGCGGCCCGGGCGGTGAACGGGAGGGCTATCGTCCCATGATGCGTGGCACCTTCGCCAAGGATGTCATCACCATGGACCTGAGCGGCCTTGGGCTCCGCCGAACGGACGAGGACCTTTTCAAGGACAACTACAAGATGCTCGCGCTCGACCAGCTGCAGCAAGGGGAGGACAGCCTGCGTGTGCAGGCTGCGCTCCGGCGGAACGAGCAGCAGGCGCACTTGAGGAACAGCCTCTTCCTGCTTCGGGGCAGCCACCCGGCGCTCAAGCGCGACACCACCGCCTACGTGGGCATGACCCGGTGGATCGCCTCGCGGCCCCCTCCGGCGCGCCAAGAGCTCTTCGACCTGGCCATGAACATGGCGCGCAACAATGCCGGCTACTGCGAACGCAGCGCCGCGGAACTGGATGGCCGCCGGGAGCAGGTGGCCCGCTTCGCAGCGGAGTGGCACCGCAAGCCGATGCTCGCGGCCGCCTGCATGGTCTTCTTCCTGATCGGCGCACCGCTCGGCGCCATCATCCGGCGCGGCGGCATGGGGCTGCCCGTGGTGCTGGCCATCGTCTTCTTCCTCGTCTTCCACATCGTCTCCTTCGCTATGGAGAAGCTGGTCATCGCAGGCGGGATCACGGCATGGGCCGGCATGTGGATGGGCATCCTGGTGCTGCTGCCCGTCGGCCTCTTCATCACCTGGAAGGCTGCGATGGACAGCCCCCTCCTCGACCGTGATGCGTATTATCGCGGCTGGGAGCGCGTGCGCTCCATTTGGCGCCGACATGCGCATCCTCCAGCTGTGCAATAA
- a CDS encoding YqgE/AlgH family protein: MPDLLDFQPENRHQPARGRLLVSEPYLPDPYFRRTVVLLCDHSAEGSFGFVLNRRMDLTVNDLMQDLPPIASQVGIGGPVQSGELYYLHTLGAHIPGSVEVVDGVHMGGDYEQLRSVLATDPRLSRHVRFFVGYSGWGPDQLRKELDDRSWLVAPASKRSVMSPAVDELWRNTLRSMGRAFAPLADFPEDPSLN, from the coding sequence ATGCCAGACCTGCTCGACTTCCAGCCGGAGAATCGCCACCAGCCAGCGCGCGGCAGGCTGCTGGTGAGCGAGCCTTACCTGCCGGACCCTTACTTCCGCAGGACCGTGGTACTGCTATGCGACCACAGTGCGGAAGGCTCATTCGGCTTCGTGCTGAACCGGCGGATGGACCTGACGGTGAACGACCTCATGCAGGACCTGCCGCCTATCGCCTCGCAGGTGGGCATCGGCGGGCCCGTGCAGAGCGGGGAACTCTACTACCTGCACACCTTGGGGGCGCACATACCCGGTAGCGTAGAGGTGGTCGATGGGGTTCACATGGGTGGCGACTACGAGCAGCTGCGGTCCGTCCTGGCCACCGACCCGCGGCTTTCCCGGCACGTGCGCTTCTTCGTGGGCTACAGCGGCTGGGGCCCGGACCAGCTGAGGAAGGAACTGGATGACCGCTCATGGCTGGTCGCCCCGGCCAGCAAACGGAGCGTGATGTCGCCGGCCGTGGATGAGCTCTGGCGGAACACGCTCCGCTCCATGGGGCGGGCGTTCGCCCCGCTCGCAGATTTCCCCGAGGACCCCTCGCTCAACTGA
- a CDS encoding START-like domain-containing protein, producing MAPAKKNASAAAKGRTPSAKALPPPPRPTAAAQRPKAKPSQAAPAQAAPKPAAIAQKPAPPRTGAQPRPAERRAAKERVVMEFQVNSAPNVLYELISTPSGFSEWYCDDVNVRGDQYVFIWNGEEEAVTLIGRKAPEVIRFHRNDDDDHAAFFELRIRIDAMTNEVALIVTDHAWPNEVEATRNLWASQIANLVRVLGA from the coding sequence ATGGCCCCAGCCAAGAAGAATGCGTCTGCTGCTGCGAAGGGGCGCACACCCTCGGCCAAAGCGCTGCCCCCCCCACCCCGTCCCACTGCCGCGGCTCAGCGACCCAAGGCCAAGCCGTCGCAGGCCGCGCCGGCACAGGCAGCCCCCAAACCGGCGGCAATCGCCCAGAAGCCTGCCCCTCCCCGCACTGGAGCACAGCCGAGGCCCGCAGAGCGCAGGGCGGCAAAGGAGCGCGTGGTGATGGAGTTCCAGGTGAACAGCGCACCGAACGTCCTCTACGAGCTCATCTCCACCCCCAGCGGATTCAGTGAATGGTACTGCGACGATGTCAACGTGCGCGGAGACCAATACGTCTTCATCTGGAACGGCGAGGAGGAGGCCGTCACGCTCATCGGCAGGAAAGCCCCTGAAGTGATCCGCTTCCATCGCAATGACGACGATGACCACGCGGCATTCTTCGAATTACGGATCCGGATCGATGCCATGACCAATGAAGTGGCGCTGATCGTCACGGACCATGCCTGGCCTAATGAGGTAGAGGCCACCCGCAACCTCTGGGCGTCGCAGATCGCCAATCTCGTGCGCGTCCTGGGCGCCTGA
- a CDS encoding HAD family hydrolase → MSERGSCRALFLDRDGVLNRERGQHTWRLEDFEVLPDVADVLRQAAAQGYLLVVITNQSGVGLGLYGISEVNVVHDHLVAHLAAEGVFLADILFCPHHPSKGRCLCRKPGSLLLERAIARHGIDPQDSLMVGDRERDMEAAAGAGVRGVLMEPNGSLRLALKNELRTR, encoded by the coding sequence ATGAGCGAACGGGGTTCCTGCCGTGCCCTCTTCCTTGATCGCGATGGCGTGCTCAACCGCGAGCGCGGTCAGCATACCTGGAGGCTGGAGGATTTCGAGGTGCTGCCGGATGTGGCGGATGTGCTGCGGCAGGCGGCAGCGCAGGGCTACCTCCTGGTGGTCATCACCAATCAAAGCGGGGTCGGCCTGGGTCTGTACGGCATCTCAGAGGTGAACGTCGTGCACGACCACCTCGTGGCCCATCTGGCGGCGGAGGGCGTGTTCCTTGCGGATATCCTGTTCTGCCCGCACCATCCCTCCAAGGGCCGCTGCCTTTGCAGGAAGCCCGGGTCCCTCCTGCTGGAGCGCGCCATCGCCCGCCATGGCATCGACCCGCAGGACTCACTCATGGTGGGCGACCGCGAGCGTGACATGGAGGCCGCTGCCGGTGCCGGTGTGCGCGGGGTGCTGATGGAGCCCAACGGGTCTTTGCGGCTCGCCCTGAAGAACGAACTTCGCACCCGATGA
- a CDS encoding bifunctional 3,4-dihydroxy-2-butanone-4-phosphate synthase/GTP cyclohydrolase II codes for MSPQFDSIEDAIADLRAGKAIIVVDDEDRENEGDFVTAARNATPEMINFMATHGRGLICAPLTEERCDELGLELMVRDNTALHETPFTVSVDLKGHGTTTGISASDRSKTMLALIDPAMKAGDFARPGHIFPLKARKGGVLRRTGHTEAAVDLARLAGFEPAGLIVEIMNEDGSMARLPELREIAKRFSLRLISIEALVAYRMRTERLVERQVDVKLPTAYGDFDLIAYRQTTTGEEHLALVKGTWATGEPVLVRVHSSCVTGDIFGSCRCDCGPQLHKAMEMIDEAGKGVIVYMQQEGRGIGLLNKLKAYKLQEQGADTVEANLMLGFDMDARDYGVGAQILHDLGVRKMRLLTNNPRKRTGLVGYGLEIVENVPIEIAPNAHNERYLRTKKEKLGHSLRLGGQP; via the coding sequence ATGAGCCCCCAATTCGACTCCATCGAGGACGCCATCGCTGACCTCCGGGCCGGGAAGGCCATCATCGTGGTGGACGACGAAGACCGCGAGAACGAAGGCGACTTCGTAACCGCGGCCCGCAATGCCACCCCGGAGATGATCAACTTCATGGCTACCCATGGTCGCGGACTCATCTGCGCCCCGCTCACCGAGGAGCGGTGCGATGAACTGGGGCTCGAGCTGATGGTGCGGGACAACACGGCGCTTCACGAGACACCCTTCACAGTGAGCGTCGACCTGAAAGGGCATGGCACCACCACCGGCATCAGCGCCAGCGATCGCAGCAAGACTATGCTGGCGCTGATCGACCCCGCCATGAAGGCCGGTGACTTCGCCCGGCCCGGCCACATCTTCCCGCTCAAGGCACGGAAGGGCGGCGTGCTGCGGCGAACCGGCCATACGGAGGCCGCGGTAGACCTTGCCAGGCTGGCCGGGTTCGAGCCGGCGGGTCTGATCGTGGAAATCATGAATGAGGACGGCAGCATGGCCCGGCTGCCCGAGCTGCGCGAGATCGCGAAGCGCTTCAGCCTCAGGCTCATCAGCATCGAAGCCCTGGTGGCCTACCGCATGCGGACGGAGCGCTTGGTGGAACGGCAGGTGGATGTGAAGCTGCCCACCGCTTACGGCGACTTCGACCTGATCGCCTATCGGCAGACCACCACCGGGGAGGAGCACCTGGCCCTGGTGAAGGGCACTTGGGCCACCGGTGAACCGGTGCTTGTCCGCGTGCACAGCAGCTGCGTAACGGGCGACATCTTCGGGAGCTGCCGCTGCGACTGCGGACCGCAGCTGCACAAGGCCATGGAGATGATCGACGAGGCCGGCAAGGGCGTGATCGTGTACATGCAGCAGGAAGGGCGCGGCATCGGGCTGCTGAACAAGCTGAAGGCCTACAAGCTGCAGGAGCAGGGCGCCGACACCGTAGAGGCGAACCTGATGCTCGGTTTCGACATGGATGCACGGGATTACGGCGTGGGCGCCCAGATCCTCCACGACCTCGGCGTTCGCAAGATGCGGCTGCTCACCAACAATCCGAGGAAGCGCACCGGCCTGGTGGGATATGGACTCGAGATCGTCGAGAATGTTCCCATCGAGATCGCACCGAACGCCCACAACGAACGCTACCTGCGCACCAAGAAAGAGAAGCTGGGGCACAGCCTCAGGCTCGGCGGCCAACCATAG
- a CDS encoding glycosyltransferase family 4 protein, which translates to MRILQLCNKPPWPPIDGGSKAMHNLTRGLLRAGHVVKVLCITTPKHGLDPSEVPGDLASATRMEGVYVDTSLNIVDAFTDLVTADNYNISRFFSPDMDIRLIRLLTEEQFDVVQLESLFMTPYIPTLRRYSKARIVLRSHNLEYVIQDRIAQGERNPLKRPYRRFLARQLQRYEMDVLDRVDGVAAISPSDAEHFAAHGTHTPIATIPFGVDPEEYPADPHPEGKPPVFFHLGSMDWLPNEEGIRWLLDSVWPKVLRKRPDARLDLAGNRMPADLIQRELPGVEVKGRVKNAVAYMRRRQVMVVPLFSAGGMRVKIVEGMAMGKAVISTPIGAEGISCTHGKDILLASTATAFADQMIALHGDPAQASALGTAARRLIERSYSDAPIVQELEAFYKLLLKG; encoded by the coding sequence ATGCGCATCCTCCAGCTGTGCAATAAGCCTCCATGGCCGCCCATCGATGGCGGTAGCAAGGCCATGCACAACCTCACGCGTGGGCTGCTTCGCGCGGGCCATGTGGTGAAGGTCTTGTGCATCACCACACCGAAGCACGGGCTTGACCCCTCGGAGGTCCCGGGCGACCTGGCCTCCGCAACACGGATGGAGGGCGTGTACGTGGATACGAGCCTGAATATCGTGGATGCCTTCACGGACCTGGTAACGGCCGACAACTACAACATCAGCCGCTTCTTCTCCCCGGACATGGACATCAGGCTTATCCGACTGCTCACCGAGGAGCAGTTCGACGTGGTGCAGTTGGAGAGCCTGTTCATGACACCGTACATCCCCACGCTGCGCCGCTACTCCAAGGCCCGCATCGTCCTGCGGTCGCACAACCTCGAGTACGTCATCCAGGACCGCATCGCGCAAGGCGAACGGAACCCCTTGAAGCGGCCCTACAGGAGGTTCCTCGCAAGGCAGCTGCAGCGCTACGAGATGGACGTGCTCGACCGGGTGGATGGCGTTGCAGCGATCAGCCCCAGCGATGCCGAGCACTTCGCTGCGCATGGCACGCACACGCCAATCGCGACCATACCCTTCGGCGTGGACCCGGAGGAGTACCCTGCGGACCCGCACCCGGAAGGCAAGCCGCCGGTCTTCTTCCACTTGGGCAGCATGGACTGGCTGCCGAATGAGGAGGGCATCCGGTGGCTCTTGGACTCGGTCTGGCCCAAGGTGCTTCGGAAGCGCCCGGATGCCCGGCTCGACCTCGCGGGGAACAGGATGCCCGCAGACCTTATCCAGCGCGAATTGCCCGGCGTTGAGGTGAAGGGACGCGTGAAGAACGCGGTGGCCTACATGCGGCGCCGGCAAGTAATGGTGGTGCCGCTTTTCAGCGCCGGCGGGATGCGGGTGAAGATCGTGGAGGGCATGGCCATGGGCAAGGCCGTCATCTCCACCCCCATCGGCGCGGAGGGCATCTCCTGCACCCATGGCAAGGACATCCTGCTGGCCAGTACGGCCACCGCCTTCGCGGACCAGATGATCGCCCTGCATGGAGACCCCGCCCAGGCATCGGCACTGGGTACTGCCGCGCGGCGGTTGATCGAACGTTCCTATTCGGACGCCCCTATCGTGCAGGAACTGGAGGCCTTCTACAAGCTCCTGCTGAAAGGATGA
- a CDS encoding rhomboid family intramembrane serine protease, whose amino-acid sequence MLETLFILSPVTLTAIVLSVALSLAAFADSRLFNDLLFEPFVIKARGQWHRFLTHAFIHANGPHLLVNMLVLFMFGHDLEPRLAQLTAAPPALPFAALYAGGILFSSLPAYGRHLRDPNYRAVGASGAVSAVLFAYILMTPTNRIALFLLPMELPAWAFGLLYLAYSWYMDKRADDNVAHDAHFYGALFGVAFMIVVEPALVPWFFNQVLP is encoded by the coding sequence GTGCTGGAGACGCTTTTCATCCTGAGCCCTGTCACCCTTACGGCGATTGTCCTGTCGGTGGCCCTGTCCTTGGCCGCTTTCGCTGATTCCCGGCTCTTCAACGATCTGTTATTCGAGCCCTTCGTCATCAAGGCACGCGGCCAGTGGCACCGATTCCTCACCCACGCTTTCATCCACGCCAATGGCCCGCACCTCCTGGTGAACATGCTCGTGCTCTTCATGTTCGGCCATGACCTGGAGCCGAGGCTTGCCCAACTCACGGCTGCGCCTCCGGCCCTGCCGTTCGCGGCGCTCTACGCGGGCGGCATCCTGTTCTCCTCGCTGCCCGCCTATGGGCGGCATCTCCGCGATCCGAACTATAGGGCCGTTGGAGCGAGCGGTGCGGTCTCCGCGGTGCTCTTCGCCTACATCCTGATGACCCCCACCAATCGAATCGCCTTGTTCTTGCTCCCGATGGAGTTACCGGCCTGGGCCTTCGGTCTCCTGTACCTCGCCTACTCATGGTACATGGATAAGCGAGCCGACGACAACGTGGCGCACGATGCGCACTTCTATGGCGCCCTCTTCGGTGTGGCCTTCATGATCGTCGTGGAGCCGGCTTTGGTGCCTTGGTTCTTCAATCAGGTCCTACCATGA
- a CDS encoding aminotransferase class IV codes for MSAWVDHNGTLFPADEPVLRLDNRAFHFGDGLFESIRVVGGRACFLDAHWARLTTGAELLRITLPDGFDRQRFGEAIAAVVERSGISSGRARFTLYRGGGGYYRPEQDAGRYAIELNALPDPHHVLNPTGLQVDIWPEIRKPVNELSRHKTLNCQYYIMAALWARARGLDDCLLQNDRGNIIESSAGNLFIVSNGVLYTPSLTDGCIGGVMRAQVINLALANGVKVYECSLNPQNLLAADELFFTNAIQGIRWVGGYRTKRYAHKLSGMLTGLIVSSTLS; via the coding sequence ATGAGCGCTTGGGTAGACCACAATGGCACGCTGTTCCCGGCGGATGAGCCGGTACTGCGGCTGGACAATCGCGCCTTCCATTTCGGCGATGGCCTCTTCGAGAGCATCCGTGTGGTGGGCGGCAGGGCCTGCTTCCTGGATGCGCATTGGGCCCGCCTCACCACGGGTGCCGAGCTGCTGCGCATAACGCTCCCTGACGGATTCGACCGCCAGCGTTTCGGTGAAGCCATTGCTGCGGTGGTCGAGCGTTCGGGCATCAGCAGCGGCCGAGCGCGGTTCACCCTCTACCGCGGCGGGGGCGGCTACTACAGGCCGGAGCAGGACGCCGGCCGGTACGCCATCGAACTGAATGCGCTGCCCGATCCGCACCATGTGCTCAACCCCACCGGTCTGCAGGTCGACATCTGGCCGGAGATACGGAAACCGGTGAATGAGCTTTCGAGGCACAAGACCCTCAACTGCCAGTACTATATCATGGCGGCGCTGTGGGCCAGGGCCCGTGGCCTCGATGACTGCCTCCTGCAGAACGACCGTGGCAACATCATCGAAAGCAGTGCGGGCAACCTCTTCATCGTCAGCAACGGGGTGCTCTACACCCCCTCGCTCACCGATGGCTGCATCGGTGGCGTGATGCGCGCCCAGGTCATCAACCTGGCGCTGGCCAATGGTGTGAAGGTGTACGAGTGCTCCCTGAATCCGCAGAACCTGCTCGCTGCTGATGAGCTGTTCTTCACCAATGCCATCCAAGGCATTCGATGGGTGGGTGGCTACCGCACGAAGCGCTACGCGCACAAGCTCTCGGGAATGCTCACCGGGCTGATCGTATCATCGACGCTCAGTTGA
- the pdxH gene encoding pyridoxamine 5'-phosphate oxidase, with protein sequence MSQERHLHHRIEYGRASLTEEAAGMDPIALFARWMDDAEADGVPEHHAMTLATMGSLTISCRVVLLRSFDARGFVFYTNHNSRKAMDLERDPRAALSFFWPQQERQVRIEGRAEPVGPGESDAYFASRPRDSKIGAWSSDQSRPVPDRQSLEDRYGRWAERFKDAEVPRPLHWGGYRVRPVRIEFWQGRPNRLHDRIAFEQLSTGEWLRVRLQP encoded by the coding sequence ATGAGCCAGGAAAGGCACTTGCACCATAGGATCGAGTACGGCCGCGCATCGCTCACGGAGGAGGCGGCGGGCATGGACCCCATCGCGCTCTTCGCGCGCTGGATGGATGATGCCGAGGCGGACGGCGTGCCTGAGCATCATGCCATGACGCTCGCCACGATGGGATCACTGACCATCAGCTGCCGTGTGGTGCTGCTCCGTTCGTTCGACGCGCGCGGCTTCGTCTTCTACACCAACCACAATAGCCGGAAAGCGATGGACCTTGAGCGCGACCCGCGCGCCGCGCTCTCCTTCTTCTGGCCCCAGCAGGAGCGGCAGGTCCGCATCGAGGGCCGTGCCGAACCGGTTGGCCCCGGGGAGAGCGATGCCTATTTCGCATCACGCCCCCGCGATAGCAAGATCGGCGCCTGGAGCAGCGACCAGAGCCGTCCGGTGCCCGATCGCCAATCCTTGGAGGATCGCTACGGTCGGTGGGCGGAACGGTTCAAGGATGCCGAGGTGCCCAGGCCTTTGCATTGGGGCGGATACCGGGTGCGGCCCGTGCGGATCGAGTTCTGGCAGGGCAGGCCCAACCGCCTGCATGACCGGATCGCCTTCGAGCAGCTCAGCACAGGCGAATGGCTGCGCGTGAGGCTGCAGCCCTGA
- a CDS encoding RNA methyltransferase gives MTDQQLYDRLCAFITDNKRALFERIAPLRTRHVTCVLEDIYQAHNASAVVRTCDLLGVQDLHIIENRNKYTVNPDVTLGSSKWVDMHRWRGQDDNTARCIAHLKALGYAVVTTSPHADHVTPHTIPLDRPLAFCFGTELTGASDALIAQSDLTLRIPMYGFTESYNISVSAAITLYTVMERLRTSAIDWRLSEVELARLKLSWARKVVHSAAHLEERIKAEGAAG, from the coding sequence ATGACCGACCAGCAGCTCTATGACCGGCTCTGCGCGTTCATCACCGACAACAAGCGGGCGCTCTTCGAACGCATCGCGCCGCTGCGCACACGCCATGTCACCTGCGTGCTCGAGGATATCTACCAGGCGCACAATGCCAGCGCGGTGGTGCGGACCTGTGACCTGCTCGGGGTCCAGGATCTTCACATCATCGAGAACAGGAACAAGTACACCGTGAACCCGGACGTGACGCTTGGTTCATCGAAGTGGGTGGATATGCACCGGTGGCGCGGCCAAGACGACAACACCGCCCGCTGCATCGCCCATCTGAAGGCACTTGGATACGCCGTCGTCACCACATCGCCGCACGCGGACCATGTCACTCCTCACACCATACCGCTGGACCGGCCGCTCGCCTTCTGCTTCGGCACGGAACTCACCGGGGCCAGCGATGCCCTGATCGCGCAATCGGACCTCACGCTACGCATCCCCATGTACGGTTTCACGGAGAGCTACAACATCTCCGTGTCGGCCGCCATCACCCTGTACACGGTGATGGAACGCCTCCGCACATCAGCCATCGATTGGCGTTTGAGCGAGGTTGAGCTTGCCCGCCTCAAGCTCTCCTGGGCGCGCAAAGTGGTACATAGCGCCGCCCACCTGGAGGAGCGCATAAAGGCGGAAGGAGCAGCAGGCTGA
- a CDS encoding glycosyltransferase — MRLLVLLSRVPYPLEKGDKLRAYHLIARLARRHEVHLVCLSDMRTVQAHIDHLAGICASIEVIRIPRWRVVMKLITAVFTRLPVQVVYFYHRHAQRRIDEAIDRIRPDHVLCQLVRTTEYVRRRYGLHKTLDYMDTLSKGMERRTETAPFYLKPIFRLETRRLIRYENLMLDQFDNAVIISSQDRDYIYHPLRNRMAVVPNGVDTAHFMPQSEAPRYDLLFTGNMNYPPNIDSVLYLVHKVLPIVRRERPGATLLISGVDPSASVRELARTDHRIAVTGWVKDIRSSYAAARLFVAPMQIGTGLQNKLLEAMAMRVPCITSALANNAVGAPAGEAILIGDTPEEYAALILRLLSDDHERERIAANGYAFVRAHFDWDRSAEALDALIARTPSAP; from the coding sequence ATGAGGCTCCTTGTGCTCCTCTCCCGCGTGCCCTATCCCTTGGAGAAGGGGGACAAGCTCAGGGCCTATCACCTGATCGCCCGGCTCGCCCGGCGCCATGAGGTCCACCTCGTATGCCTCAGCGACATGCGGACGGTGCAGGCCCATATCGATCACCTGGCCGGAATCTGCGCCAGCATCGAGGTCATCCGCATCCCGCGCTGGCGGGTCGTGATGAAGCTCATCACCGCCGTGTTCACCCGCCTGCCGGTGCAGGTGGTGTACTTCTACCACCGTCATGCGCAGCGCCGGATCGACGAAGCCATCGACCGCATCCGGCCCGACCATGTGCTGTGCCAGCTGGTGCGCACCACCGAATACGTCCGCCGGCGCTATGGCCTGCACAAGACGCTCGATTACATGGACACGCTGAGCAAGGGAATGGAGCGGCGCACGGAAACGGCCCCCTTCTACCTGAAGCCCATCTTCAGGCTGGAGACCCGGCGCCTCATCCGCTACGAGAACCTCATGCTCGACCAGTTCGACAATGCCGTCATCATCAGCTCCCAGGACCGCGACTACATCTATCATCCGTTGCGGAACCGGATGGCGGTGGTCCCCAACGGGGTGGACACCGCCCATTTCATGCCCCAATCCGAAGCACCCCGGTACGACCTGCTATTCACGGGCAATATGAACTACCCGCCCAACATCGACAGTGTGCTCTACCTGGTGCACAAGGTGCTGCCGATCGTACGGCGCGAGCGCCCCGGAGCGACATTGCTGATCAGCGGCGTGGACCCCAGCGCCAGCGTGCGCGAGCTTGCCCGCACCGATCACCGCATCGCGGTCACCGGCTGGGTGAAGGATATCCGCAGCTCTTACGCCGCCGCGCGACTCTTCGTGGCGCCGATGCAGATCGGGACCGGCCTGCAGAACAAGTTGCTGGAGGCCATGGCCATGCGCGTTCCCTGCATCACCAGCGCCTTGGCGAACAACGCCGTTGGAGCGCCCGCCGGCGAGGCCATCCTCATCGGCGACACCCCTGAGGAGTACGCGGCGCTCATCCTACGGCTGCTCAGCGATGACCACGAGCGCGAGCGGATCGCGGCCAACGGATACGCCTTCGTGAGGGCCCATTTCGACTGGGACAGAAGCGCCGAGGCGCTCGATGCCCTTATCGCACGCACACCCTCGGCCCCTTAG
- a CDS encoding HU family DNA-binding protein has translation MSASSQTTTQTQNTMGLNKAELIESIANEAKISKADAKRALDAFVNNTTKALKKGERVALVGFGTFSISKRAARKGRNPQTGKEIKIAAKKVVKFKAGADLSNKVK, from the coding sequence TTGTCCGCGAGTTCTCAAACCACAACTCAAACACAAAACACCATGGGTCTGAACAAAGCTGAACTGATCGAGAGCATCGCGAACGAAGCGAAGATCTCCAAGGCCGATGCCAAGCGCGCGTTGGATGCCTTCGTGAACAACACCACCAAGGCCCTGAAGAAGGGCGAGCGCGTGGCCCTCGTGGGCTTCGGCACCTTCAGCATCTCCAAGCGCGCAGCTCGCAAGGGCCGCAACCCCCAAACGGGCAAGGAGATCAAGATCGCTGCCAAGAAGGTGGTTAAGTTCAAGGCCGGCGCCGACCTCTCCAACAAGGTGAAGTAA
- a CDS encoding DUF4440 domain-containing protein has translation MRRWLMLPLIAACSAPHGAADEQAIRQAMVEQEAAWDRGDIDAFMAAYSDTVCFRSPKRLTCGRDRVTSDYRRAYPDKASMGDLGFGIAEVVPAGGHHAWVTGTWTLHREADTLRGGFALLWVRTAQGWRIARDFTY, from the coding sequence ATGCGTCGTTGGTTGATGCTCCCCTTGATCGCAGCCTGTTCCGCTCCGCACGGTGCCGCGGATGAACAGGCCATACGCCAGGCCATGGTGGAGCAGGAGGCGGCATGGGACCGGGGCGACATTGACGCCTTCATGGCGGCCTATTCCGATACGGTCTGCTTCCGTAGCCCTAAACGGCTTACCTGCGGAAGGGACCGGGTGACGTCTGACTACCGCCGGGCTTACCCGGACAAGGCCTCCATGGGAGACCTGGGCTTCGGCATCGCTGAGGTGGTCCCTGCTGGCGGCCATCATGCCTGGGTCACGGGCACATGGACGCTGCACCGGGAGGCGGATACCCTCCGGGGGGGATTCGCGCTGCTCTGGGTCCGCACGGCCCAGGGATGGCGCATCGCCAGGGACTTCACCTATTGA